From a single Leishmania major strain Friedlin complete genome, chromosome 27 genomic region:
- a CDS encoding conserved hypothetical protein (previous protein_id=AAZ09974.1), with protein MEGRWPPTLVTSPVHVYTSEVARGSSHPCWSAIPPGQLNAYDTATQVELAFYYTAACLSNVVSLMASASDTTPPTTIPLDHIVPADVCVHRCQVDMCDVVYAGSTMEQADATLSRVFHLEQQQQPQTRCCTRPIIFLRYTDGVFVPRVCLSDISAAATALLEEMRAARTRTFAPRPTGAELQPTSFFPATLHTITGQTSIVATAAAEGAAACEELPWSRAPSSVGWRYPPTAVPRAGLLRMTIGDVKAATLATIAWQRLADLTEERQAQLAADLNREAAADPLERAGEARCAALRAQLTAAREQLTLSTLELEALREQVEQRQRRLQRQEEAQAKLQSYQAYTVSPEVGEQSRATAREEEAQRARLRAQLARSRQRRARELCLVYTVELSSQYANEACARAADAKDHINKCSLPIMFAGRAEADTASHLVASTAEDMQEEAIALGHAGHLLVVLSILYSCSLPYPIVLASGQSRVLQSPNISAEQVLAAPYTLTDARKYPLSCHKVADRPLMMAGVHLLLRDGIVLAKAMGKPERRVLACSDRLGALLDLLLHDVE; from the coding sequence ATGGAGGGGCGATGGCCACCCACGCTCGTTACCTCACCGGTTCACGTGTATACGAGTGAGGTGGCGCGTGGCAGCTCACACCCCTGCTGGTCCGCCATACCGCCTGGGCAACTGAATGCGTACGACACGGCCACACAGGTTGAGCTTGCTTTCTACTACACAGCTGCATGCCTCTCAAACGTGGTGTCATTGATGGCGTCTGCATCAGATACCACGCCGCCCACAACTATTCCTCTCGATCACATTGTGCCCGccgacgtgtgcgtgcatcgcTGCCAAGTGGACATGTGCGACGTGGTATACGCCGGGTCGACCATGGAGCAGGCAGACGCTACACTGAGCCGAGTGTTTCacctcgagcagcagcagcagccacaaaCTCGATGCTGCACCAGACCCATCATCTTTTTACGATACACGGACGGCGTCTTTGTcccgcgcgtgtgcctgtcaGACATCTcagctgcggcgacggcgctgctggaggagatgcggGCGGCTCGAACTCGCACTTTTGCCCCACGGCCGACGGGGGCCGAGCTGCAACCCACGTCTTTCTTTCCTGCCACGCTTCACACGATCACTGGCCAAACATCGATTGTGGCgactgccgcagcggagggggcagcggcaTGTGAAGAGCTGCCGTGGAGTCGAGCACCGTCTTCCGTTGGCTGGCGATACCCGCCCACTGCCGTCCCTCGTGCCGGTCTGCTGCGTATGACCATAGGGGATGTGAAGGCGGCAACGCTCGCGACAATTGCGTGGCAGCGACTGGCGGACCTGacagaggagcggcaggcACAGCTGGCAGCGGACTTGAATCGtgaagccgccgccgatccACTGGAGCGTGCGGGGGAGGCACGGTGTGCCGCACTTCGCGCGCAGCTGACAGCTGCACGCGAGCAGCTGACCCTCTCCACgctggagctggaggcgctgcgagagcaggtggagcagcggcaacggcggttGCAGAGGCAAGAGGAGGCCCAGGCCAAGCTGCAGAGCTATCAGGCTTACACGGTATCACCCGAGGTGGGAGAGCAATCAAGGGCCACGGCCcgcgaagaggaggcacaACGCGCGCGACTCCGCGCTCAGCTCGCCAGaagccggcagcggcgcgcgcgggaGCTGTGCCTCGTTTACACGGTGGAGCTTTCGTCCCAGTACGCGAATGAggcctgcgcacgcgcggcggACGCGAAGGACCACATCAACAAGTGTTCGCTCCCGATCATGTTTGCTGGACGCGCCGAAGCTGACACTGCCTCGCATTTGGTGGCAAGCACGGCAGAGGAtatgcaggaggaggccatCGCTCTCGGCCATGCCGGTCACCTGCTTGTTGTGCTTTCTATCCTGTACAGCTGCTCACTGCCCTATCCGATTGTTCTAGCGAGCGGACAGAGTCGCGTGCTTCAGTCGCCGAACATCAGCGCCGAGCAGGTGTTGGCAGCTCCTTACACGCTCACCGATGCGCGCAAGTACCCGCTAAGTTGCCACAAGGTAGCCGATCGACCTCTCATGATGGCTGGtgtgcatctgctgctgcgcgacgggATTGTCCTGGCAAAGGCGATGGGCAAGCCAGAGCGCCGCGTGCTCGCCTGCTCTGATcggctcggcgcgctgctcgaTCTGCTGCTACACGACGTCGAGTGA